One window from the genome of Streptomyces cadmiisoli encodes:
- a CDS encoding acyl-CoA thioesterase, whose amino-acid sequence MSDPFSVPVTVRGYETDVQGHLNQAVYLNYAEHARWALLHAAGIRQADLADRGVGPVALETTIRYRRELLAGDDVRVTCVFEWGLGKTFRIRQLIRTADGAVAAEIDAVGGLMDLKARKLLADPREHFKEMATDPGLFGL is encoded by the coding sequence GTGAGCGATCCGTTTTCCGTACCCGTGACCGTCCGCGGGTACGAGACCGACGTACAGGGCCACCTCAACCAGGCCGTCTACCTCAACTACGCGGAGCACGCGCGCTGGGCGCTGCTGCACGCCGCCGGGATCCGCCAGGCGGACCTCGCCGACCGGGGCGTCGGACCGGTGGCCCTGGAGACGACGATCCGCTACCGGCGTGAGCTGCTCGCCGGCGACGACGTCCGGGTGACCTGTGTCTTCGAGTGGGGCCTCGGCAAGACGTTCCGGATCCGGCAGCTGATCCGCACGGCGGACGGCGCGGTCGCGGCCGAGATCGACGCCGTCGGCGGGCTGATGGACCTCAAGGCCCGGAAGCTGCTGGCGGATCCCCGGGAGCACTTCAAGGAGATGGCGACGGACCCCGGCCTGTTCGGCCTGTAG
- a CDS encoding 3'-5' exoribonuclease domain-containing protein, whose product MAPRRVKPSLYISVDIEADGPIPGPYSMLSLGAVVAGRQDADGFTAADPQQRTFYRELRPISEEFAPEALAVSGLDRDRLGREGAEPEAALAEFTDWVREAAVGAQPVMCGYPASYDWTFLYWYLIRFTGSSPFGHSGCLDMKTLYATKAGLPLRAVAKGTMPRELLSRRRHTHHALDDAVEQAELFANLMAWQGPGSPGR is encoded by the coding sequence ATGGCCCCACGACGCGTCAAGCCCAGCCTCTACATCTCCGTGGACATCGAGGCGGACGGCCCCATCCCCGGGCCGTACTCGATGCTCAGCCTGGGGGCCGTGGTCGCCGGCCGGCAGGACGCGGACGGCTTCACCGCCGCCGACCCGCAGCAGCGGACGTTCTACCGGGAACTGCGCCCGATCAGCGAGGAGTTCGCGCCCGAGGCGCTGGCGGTGAGCGGACTGGACCGGGACCGGCTGGGCCGCGAGGGCGCCGAACCCGAGGCCGCCCTCGCCGAGTTCACCGACTGGGTGCGCGAGGCGGCCGTAGGCGCCCAGCCGGTCATGTGCGGCTACCCGGCGTCGTACGACTGGACGTTCCTGTACTGGTACCTGATCCGCTTCACCGGATCGAGCCCGTTCGGCCACTCCGGCTGCCTCGACATGAAGACCCTGTACGCCACCAAGGCGGGCCTTCCGCTGCGGGCCGTCGCCAAGGGCACCATGCCGCGCGAGTTGCTGTCCCGGCGCCGCCATACGCACCATGCCCTGGACGACGCCGTCGAGCAGGCCGAGTTGTTCGCCAACCTCATGGCGTGGCAGGGGCCCGGTTCGCCGGGCCGGTGA
- a CDS encoding 8-oxoguanine deaminase has translation MAAAQRIVIENCSIATVDAHDTEYPSGYVVIAGNRIESLGAGRAPDGLENVVRRIDATGHLVTPGLVNTHHHFYQWITRGLATDHNLFGWLVALYPTWARIDEPMVYAAAQGSLAVMARGGVTTAMDHHYVYPRGSGDLSGAIIRAARETGVRFTLARGSMDRSEKDGGLPPDFAVETLDGALAATEETVERHHDSSFDAMTQIAVAPCSPFSVSTELLSRGAELARRLGVRLHTHGSETVEEEKFCHELFGMGPTDYFESTGWLGEDVWMAHCVHMNDSDIAAFARTGTGVAHCPSSNARLAAGIARVPDMLAAGVPVGLGVDGTASNESGELHTELRNALLINRLGAHREAALNARQALRLGTHGGARVLGRAREIGSLEPGKLADLVLWKLDTVAHASIADPVTALVFGAAAPVTASFVNGAQIVDNGRLLHVDEDAVARSTRAQAQRLARITAQG, from the coding sequence ATGGCAGCAGCCCAGCGCATCGTCATCGAGAACTGTTCGATCGCGACGGTCGACGCGCACGACACCGAGTACCCGAGCGGGTACGTCGTCATCGCCGGCAACCGGATCGAATCGCTCGGCGCGGGCAGAGCCCCCGACGGCCTGGAGAACGTCGTACGCCGCATCGACGCCACCGGGCACCTGGTCACCCCCGGCCTGGTCAACACCCACCACCACTTCTACCAGTGGATCACCCGGGGCCTGGCCACCGACCACAACCTCTTCGGCTGGCTGGTCGCGCTGTACCCCACCTGGGCCCGCATCGACGAGCCCATGGTGTACGCCGCGGCCCAGGGCTCCCTCGCAGTGATGGCCCGCGGCGGCGTGACCACCGCCATGGACCACCACTACGTCTACCCGCGGGGTTCCGGCGACCTGTCCGGCGCCATCATCCGCGCCGCCCGCGAGACCGGGGTCCGCTTCACCCTCGCCCGCGGTTCCATGGACCGCAGCGAGAAGGACGGCGGACTGCCGCCGGACTTCGCCGTCGAGACCCTGGACGGCGCGCTCGCCGCGACCGAGGAGACCGTCGAGCGGCACCACGACTCCTCCTTCGACGCGATGACCCAGATCGCCGTGGCGCCCTGCTCCCCCTTCTCCGTCTCCACCGAACTGCTCAGCCGGGGCGCCGAACTGGCCCGCCGCCTCGGCGTCCGGCTGCACACCCACGGTTCGGAGACCGTGGAGGAGGAGAAGTTCTGCCACGAACTGTTCGGCATGGGCCCGACCGACTACTTCGAGTCCACCGGCTGGCTCGGCGAGGACGTCTGGATGGCGCACTGCGTCCACATGAACGACTCCGACATCGCCGCCTTCGCCCGCACGGGGACGGGTGTCGCCCACTGCCCGTCCTCCAACGCGCGGCTGGCGGCCGGTATCGCCCGCGTCCCCGACATGCTCGCCGCCGGCGTCCCGGTCGGCCTCGGTGTCGACGGCACCGCCTCGAACGAGTCCGGCGAACTCCACACCGAACTGCGCAACGCCCTGCTCATCAACCGCCTCGGCGCCCACCGCGAGGCCGCTCTGAACGCCCGTCAGGCACTGCGCCTGGGCACCCACGGCGGCGCCCGGGTGCTCGGCCGCGCCCGCGAGATCGGCTCCCTGGAGCCGGGCAAGCTCGCCGACCTGGTGCTGTGGAAGCTGGACACCGTCGCCCACGCCTCCATCGCCGACCCGGTGACCGCCCTGGTCTTCGGGGCCGCGGCCCCGGTCACCGCCTCGTTCGTGAACGGTGCGCAGATCGTCGACAACGGCCGCCTCCTGCACGTCGACGAGGACGCCGTCGCCCGTTCCACGCGGGCACAGGCACAGCGGCTGGCGCGGATCACGGCCCAGGGCTGA